The following proteins come from a genomic window of Desulfobacterales bacterium:
- a CDS encoding 30S ribosomal protein S1, which translates to MSEETKNEQNEAMDPEVTSTPQDAPGVSAIAAEAQTEDSLDDDLSEEDEMDREGMENLIDLYEESFKRFAEGEVVKGKIISVDKDFVLVDIGYKSEGQIRIGEFIDEDGNIVAKVGDAVEVMVEWWDDEEEVVVLSKEKAVKVKVWEEIKKAHDDDGIVEGTIVSRVKGGFSVDIGVQAFLPGSQADLRPIRNLDEMVGQTLKFKILKYNRKRSNIVLSRRAILEQERETARSATLSSITEGKVVDGIVKNITEYGVFVDLGGVDGLLHITDISWGRVKHPSEMFTVGDKIQVKVLTLDLERERVSLGMKQLTPDPWTTAAGKYPVGAKITGKVVSLTDYGAFVELEEGIEGLIHISEMSWTRKIRHPSKVVSVGDEVEAVVLDLKPENRRISLGMKQTVPNPWDVISEKYPLGTILEGKIKNITDFGLFIGIDEGIDGLVHISDISWTKRIKHPSEVYKKGDTVRAKVLDIDKENERFSLGIKQLADDPWKTVAERYKVGKEITGTVTNVTDFGVFIELEEGIEGLVHVSEISKEKVKSPAEQFKVSDVITARVMNINSEERRIGLSIKAMEMADDQSILSDYVSNMRPATSSFGELLRENLQEKLGEKQS; encoded by the coding sequence ATGTCAGAAGAAACTAAGAACGAGCAAAACGAAGCAATGGATCCGGAAGTCACATCAACGCCTCAGGACGCACCTGGCGTTTCGGCAATAGCCGCCGAAGCCCAAACGGAAGATTCTTTGGACGATGATCTGTCCGAAGAGGACGAGATGGACCGAGAAGGTATGGAAAACCTGATCGATCTGTACGAGGAGAGTTTTAAACGATTTGCCGAGGGAGAAGTCGTTAAAGGCAAAATCATCTCCGTAGACAAGGATTTCGTGCTGGTCGATATCGGATACAAGTCCGAGGGACAGATTCGAATCGGCGAGTTTATCGATGAAGACGGCAACATTGTCGCCAAGGTCGGCGATGCAGTGGAGGTCATGGTGGAATGGTGGGACGATGAAGAGGAAGTGGTCGTCCTGTCCAAAGAAAAAGCTGTTAAGGTCAAAGTCTGGGAAGAGATTAAGAAAGCCCATGATGATGACGGCATCGTGGAAGGTACCATCGTCAGCCGCGTCAAGGGCGGTTTTTCAGTGGATATCGGCGTTCAGGCGTTTCTGCCGGGTTCTCAGGCCGATCTGCGACCCATTCGCAACCTTGATGAGATGGTCGGTCAGACCCTTAAGTTCAAAATTCTCAAATATAACCGAAAAAGAAGCAATATCGTCTTATCGCGACGGGCCATTTTGGAGCAGGAGCGTGAGACGGCTCGTTCAGCGACCTTATCTTCTATTACCGAAGGAAAGGTTGTGGACGGCATTGTTAAAAATATAACCGAGTACGGTGTGTTTGTCGATCTGGGCGGCGTGGATGGCCTGCTGCATATTACCGACATTTCATGGGGCCGCGTCAAACACCCCTCTGAAATGTTTACGGTGGGCGACAAGATACAGGTAAAGGTCTTGACCCTGGATCTGGAGCGCGAGCGGGTGTCATTGGGGATGAAACAATTGACGCCGGATCCATGGACAACAGCGGCCGGCAAATACCCGGTCGGTGCCAAAATCACGGGCAAGGTGGTGAGCCTGACCGATTATGGTGCCTTTGTGGAGCTTGAAGAAGGAATAGAGGGCCTCATTCATATTTCCGAAATGTCCTGGACGCGCAAAATCCGACATCCTTCCAAGGTGGTCAGCGTTGGCGACGAAGTCGAGGCGGTTGTGCTTGATTTGAAACCGGAAAACAGGCGCATTTCTCTTGGGATGAAACAAACCGTTCCCAATCCCTGGGATGTCATCAGCGAGAAGTATCCGCTGGGCACCATTCTTGAAGGAAAAATTAAAAATATCACCGATTTCGGTCTTTTTATCGGTATTGATGAGGGCATTGACGGGTTGGTGCATATTTCCGATATCTCCTGGACCAAGCGAATTAAACATCCTTCCGAGGTTTATAAAAAGGGGGATACGGTTCGGGCCAAGGTGCTGGACATTGATAAGGAGAACGAACGCTTCTCTCTCGGTATCAAACAGTTGGCCGATGATCCGTGGAAAACAGTGGCCGAGCGCTATAAGGTCGGTAAAGAGATTACGGGAACGGTAACCAACGTTACGGATTTCGGTGTGTTTATCGAGCTGGAAGAGGGGATCGAAGGGCTGGTGCATGTTTCCGAGATCAGCAAGGAGAAAGTCAAGTCTCCGGCCGAACAGTTCAAGGTTAGTGATGTGATTACCGCAAGGGTAATGAACATCAACAGTGAAGAGCGCCGGATCGGTCTGTCCATTAAGGCCATGGAAATGGCGGATGATCAGAGTATTCTGAGTGACTATGTCAGCAACATGAGACCCGCCACATCCTCGTTCGGTGAATTGCTCCGCGAAAACCTTCAAGAAAAATTAGGTGAAAAGCAGTCTTAA
- a CDS encoding bifunctional sulfate adenylyltransferase/adenylylsulfate kinase, which translates to MKGPEPMVPYGKSLVNLIVDETRQTLLKEISLNLPEISLNERQLCDLELLATGAFSPLKGFMTSADYESVLDRMRLQDNTLWPIPICLDISQITAKRLEVGQSLALRDMEGFLLAIMHIEDIWPVDHPKEAVQVFGTQDPSHPGVHYLLNRTGDYYVGGAVEVISLPLHADFKQLRQTPGEIRQMYQKLEWNRVVGFTTRNPIHRPQFEMTLEAMRKAKANLLLLPIAGVSKPGDFDHFTRVRCYREVGRHYPPNSHLLNLLPLATRMAGPKTALLHAIIAKNYGCTHFIVGRDHAGPGTDKEGRSFYPLDAAPKMADQHSEEIGITIIAFDEMVYLPFEDEYRQVDRISPGTQTISLNGSQIRDRIRSGRHVPEWATFPEVINELLNAYPPPRKQGVTIFLTGLSGAGKSTIAKVLFSRFLEIGDRPVTLLDGDIVRRNLSRELSFSKEHRDINVRRIGFVASEITKNRGIAICAPIAPYATTRNEIRKTIEAYGGFIEVHVATPIAECETRDRKGMYAKARAGLIKGFTGVDDPYEAPESPEVVIDTTHLTPDEAAQEVLLVMGQKGYI; encoded by the coding sequence ATGAAAGGGCCGGAACCGATGGTGCCATACGGCAAGTCACTCGTCAATCTCATTGTGGACGAAACCCGTCAAACCTTGCTAAAAGAAATTTCTCTCAATCTGCCTGAGATCAGCTTGAATGAACGACAATTATGTGACCTTGAGTTGTTGGCCACCGGCGCCTTTTCACCGCTCAAAGGATTTATGACGAGCGCGGATTACGAGTCGGTTTTGGACCGCATGCGGCTTCAGGATAACACCCTGTGGCCCATCCCCATTTGCCTGGATATCTCCCAAATCACCGCCAAGCGGCTTGAGGTGGGCCAATCCCTGGCCTTGAGGGATATGGAGGGCTTTCTGCTGGCGATCATGCACATTGAGGACATCTGGCCGGTGGATCACCCGAAGGAGGCTGTTCAGGTTTTCGGCACGCAGGATCCGTCTCACCCCGGTGTTCATTATTTGTTGAACCGGACGGGCGATTATTATGTCGGCGGCGCCGTTGAAGTGATCAGCCTGCCGCTTCATGCGGACTTTAAGCAACTTCGCCAAACCCCGGGGGAAATCCGTCAAATGTATCAAAAACTTGAATGGAACCGGGTGGTGGGGTTTACCACACGAAACCCGATTCACCGGCCTCAATTCGAGATGACCCTTGAAGCGATGCGAAAAGCCAAGGCCAACCTGCTGTTATTGCCCATTGCGGGCGTGAGCAAACCGGGTGATTTTGACCACTTCACGCGCGTGCGCTGCTACCGGGAAGTGGGCCGGCATTATCCGCCGAATTCCCATCTGCTGAATTTGCTGCCGCTGGCCACCCGAATGGCCGGGCCAAAAACCGCGTTGTTGCATGCCATCATCGCAAAAAATTACGGATGCACCCACTTCATTGTCGGAAGGGATCATGCCGGACCCGGGACCGACAAGGAAGGAAGATCTTTTTACCCCTTAGATGCCGCCCCGAAAATGGCGGATCAACACAGCGAAGAAATCGGGATCACCATCATCGCCTTTGACGAAATGGTCTACTTGCCTTTTGAGGATGAATACCGACAAGTGGACCGAATATCACCGGGAACCCAGACCATTTCATTAAACGGCTCTCAGATTCGAGACCGCATTCGCAGCGGCCGACATGTGCCGGAATGGGCCACCTTTCCGGAAGTCATCAACGAATTGCTGAACGCCTACCCCCCTCCCCGAAAGCAGGGGGTCACCATTTTTCTGACAGGCTTGTCCGGTGCCGGAAAATCCACCATCGCCAAAGTCCTTTTTTCCAGATTTCTGGAGATCGGCGACCGCCCGGTCACCCTCCTGGATGGTGATATCGTTCGAAGAAACCTTTCCAGGGAGCTCAGCTTCTCCAAGGAACACCGTGACATCAATGTCCGGCGGATCGGATTTGTCGCCAGCGAAATCACAAAAAATCGGGGCATTGCGATTTGCGCCCCGATCGCACCCTATGCAACAACACGAAACGAAATCAGAAAAACTATCGAAGCCTATGGGGGCTTTATTGAGGTTCATGTCGCAACCCCGATCGCAGAATGTGAAACAAGGGATCGAAAAGGCATGTATGCCAAGGCCCGCGCCGGCTTGATCAAAGGCTTTACGGGCGTGGACGACCCCTATGAAGCACCGGAATCCCCGGAGGTTGTTATTGATACGACCCATCTGACACCGGATGAGGCGGCGCAGGAGGTGCTGCTGGTGATGGGGCAGAAGGGGTATATTTGA
- a CDS encoding cobalamin biosynthesis protein CbiA: protein MEIGLKGVVVIVGGYGSGKTEVAINLAVNQKRRGAKVRVADLDLVNFYFRTREAKHYLADLGIDLVLPPKQYMNADLPILAPEVAGMIRHPAELTLLDVGGDDAGATVLASLADAFSGRPYRMLQVVNPFRPNTATMAGCLKIQKEIEAASGMTIDGIIGNANLIDETTHEVVQQGYVFVSALSDHTGLPLEFITASTDLLPQLDTASFGCPILAIDRRLSMPWTKKQMD, encoded by the coding sequence ATGGAAATAGGGCTTAAAGGCGTTGTCGTCATCGTTGGCGGGTACGGTTCCGGAAAGACCGAGGTGGCGATTAATCTGGCCGTGAATCAAAAGCGCAGGGGGGCAAAGGTTCGGGTGGCGGATCTTGATCTTGTCAATTTCTATTTTCGAACCCGGGAGGCGAAACACTATCTTGCCGACTTGGGGATTGATCTGGTGCTGCCACCTAAGCAATACATGAACGCCGATTTGCCGATCCTGGCGCCCGAAGTGGCGGGCATGATTCGACACCCTGCCGAACTGACGCTGCTGGATGTCGGCGGGGACGATGCCGGCGCCACCGTGCTGGCATCCCTTGCCGATGCGTTCAGCGGCAGGCCGTATCGCATGCTTCAGGTGGTGAATCCTTTTCGGCCGAATACGGCGACAATGGCCGGGTGCCTGAAAATACAAAAAGAAATTGAGGCAGCGTCCGGCATGACGATAGATGGTATTATCGGCAACGCCAATCTGATTGATGAGACCACCCATGAGGTGGTTCAGCAGGGCTATGTGTTTGTCTCGGCGTTATCCGATCATACCGGGTTGCCCCTTGAATTTATCACCGCATCAACGGATCTTTTGCCTCAGTTGGACACGGCGAGTTTTGGGTGTCCCATTCTGGCGATTGACAGGCGGCTTTCCATGCCGTGGACAAAAAAACAGATGGATTAA
- the hisC gene encoding histidinol-phosphate transaminase has protein sequence MNKNEEQGASRFLNLRVPSHIAAIKPYEPGKPLDELEREYGISDSVKLASNENPLGPSPLAVNAMEKAMGNLHRYPDGAAYLLNEKLAGHLDVPRNAIVLGNGSDEIIGMLTRALLQSGDEAVLPKPSFLMYDIMIRCADAKPIYVPLNGLAIDLDRMAEAITSKTRLIFVNNPNNPTGTIVTQNEFEAFLKKVPEGVVVVMDEAYIEFARDERCASGLDYLDGPVPVVTLRTFSKAYGLAGLRVGYGVMPVPLQDLLNRVRQPFNVSSLAQIAAVHALDDTAFLEKTLQVVHEGLDYLYQEIDKMGLRYFPTQANFFLIDVGQDAAVVFEKMLRQGVIVRSMVSYGFPQYIRINAGLPVENRRFIQALKAVL, from the coding sequence ATGAACAAAAATGAGGAACAGGGCGCATCCCGGTTTTTGAATCTCAGAGTGCCTTCGCACATAGCGGCTATCAAACCTTATGAGCCGGGAAAGCCGCTCGATGAGTTGGAGCGGGAATATGGCATCAGTGACTCGGTGAAGCTGGCCTCCAATGAAAATCCCTTGGGGCCCTCTCCCCTGGCAGTCAACGCCATGGAAAAAGCCATGGGAAACCTCCATCGTTATCCGGATGGCGCAGCCTATCTTTTAAACGAGAAACTGGCCGGGCATTTAGACGTGCCGCGCAACGCCATTGTTCTGGGTAACGGTTCCGATGAAATTATCGGCATGTTGACGCGCGCACTGCTTCAGTCTGGAGATGAGGCCGTGCTTCCGAAACCGTCTTTTCTAATGTACGACATCATGATCCGTTGCGCGGACGCGAAACCCATCTACGTACCGCTCAATGGCCTGGCGATTGATCTGGACCGGATGGCCGAAGCGATCACGTCTAAAACGCGACTGATTTTTGTGAACAATCCCAATAACCCCACCGGAACCATCGTGACCCAAAATGAGTTTGAAGCCTTTCTGAAAAAAGTGCCGGAAGGCGTGGTGGTTGTCATGGACGAGGCGTATATCGAATTTGCTCGGGATGAGCGATGTGCCAGTGGCCTTGATTACCTGGACGGACCTGTTCCCGTCGTAACGCTGCGGACATTTTCAAAGGCTTATGGCCTTGCCGGTCTCAGGGTTGGCTATGGTGTCATGCCGGTTCCGCTTCAGGATCTTCTTAACCGGGTTAGACAGCCCTTCAACGTTAGTTCGCTTGCGCAAATTGCCGCAGTTCACGCCTTGGACGACACGGCGTTTTTGGAAAAAACACTTCAAGTGGTTCATGAGGGGCTTGATTATTTGTACCAGGAGATCGACAAAATGGGGTTGCGATACTTCCCCACGCAAGCGAATTTCTTCCTGATCGATGTCGGTCAGGATGCGGCTGTGGTGTTTGAAAAGATGCTTCGGCAAGGCGTAATCGTCCGTTCAATGGTATCGTACGGGTTTCCGCAGTATATTCGAATCAATGCGGGGCTGCCCGTTGAAAACCGGCGATTTATTCAGGCGTTGAAAGCCGTTCTGTAA
- a CDS encoding L-threonylcarbamoyladenylate synthase encodes MLININPQNPQQRLIHQVITLMKEGGIIAYPTDTHYGIGCDILNKKAIETIYALKQRDKKKPFSFICSDLTHISLYAKVTNYAYKTMRRLLPGPYTFILEGSKLVPKMMLTKRKTAGIRVPNHAICQALTRALGNPIISTSVTLPNGDLLNEPWLINEHLGHRIDAVIDGGPVPGVQSSVISLIDDEPEILREGAGDISMFS; translated from the coding sequence ATGCTGATCAATATTAATCCGCAAAATCCCCAACAGCGTCTCATTCATCAAGTTATCACCTTGATGAAAGAGGGGGGGATTATTGCCTATCCAACCGATACCCATTATGGCATCGGCTGTGATATTTTAAACAAAAAAGCGATCGAAACGATTTATGCCTTAAAACAACGCGACAAGAAAAAACCGTTCAGTTTCATCTGCTCGGACCTGACCCATATCAGCCTGTATGCCAAAGTAACCAATTATGCTTACAAGACCATGCGGCGATTGTTGCCCGGTCCCTATACCTTTATTCTCGAAGGCTCCAAACTGGTGCCGAAAATGATGCTGACCAAGCGAAAAACCGCGGGGATCCGTGTGCCCAATCACGCTATTTGCCAGGCACTCACCCGAGCGCTCGGCAACCCGATCATTTCCACCAGCGTCACGCTTCCCAACGGCGACCTGCTAAATGAACCATGGCTGATCAACGAACACCTCGGTCACCGCATAGACGCCGTCATCGACGGCGGCCCCGTGCCGGGCGTTCAGTCCAGCGTAATTTCCCTGATAGATGATGAACCGGAAATTCTCCGCGAAGGCGCCGGCGATATCAGCATGTTCTCTTAA
- the sppA gene encoding signal peptide peptidase SppA: MFSRRHPYLFFLLMISTISGVSMVLIFFFIFIGVGGVGITNLSTIRGEKVGVVEITGAIIDSKETLRQIKQFREDDTIKAIVIRINSPGGGVGPSQEIFREIRKTIPLKKIIASMGSVAASGGYYIAAGTNGIMANPGTITGSIGVIIGYTNFETLFQKIGLSPVVIKSGEFKDIASPVRPMTEKEKELLQEFVNKTRYQFVRDVSEGRGRPTAEIEPLADGRIFSGEEAKANGLVDQMGNLEDAIEWAGRLGGITGRVVPVYAQREQLSLIQYLTDSMVHRLTRQLTNPSMEAAYLYRPGS, translated from the coding sequence ATGTTTTCCAGAAGACACCCCTATTTATTTTTTCTGCTAATGATCAGCACTATTTCTGGCGTGAGTATGGTTCTGATTTTCTTTTTTATCTTTATCGGCGTCGGCGGCGTCGGCATTACCAACCTTTCTACCATAAGGGGTGAGAAAGTCGGTGTTGTTGAGATCACCGGCGCCATTATCGACTCAAAGGAAACGCTTCGCCAAATCAAGCAATTTCGTGAAGATGATACGATCAAAGCGATTGTGATCAGAATCAATTCCCCCGGAGGGGGTGTCGGCCCTTCTCAGGAAATTTTCAGAGAGATTCGGAAAACGATTCCCCTAAAGAAGATAATCGCTTCCATGGGATCCGTGGCGGCTTCGGGCGGATATTATATTGCTGCAGGTACAAACGGTATCATGGCAAACCCCGGAACGATTACGGGCAGTATTGGTGTGATCATCGGGTATACCAATTTTGAAACCCTGTTTCAGAAAATTGGCCTTTCGCCGGTGGTGATCAAAAGCGGCGAGTTTAAAGACATCGCATCACCGGTGCGCCCAATGACGGAAAAAGAGAAAGAATTGCTTCAGGAGTTTGTCAATAAAACAAGATACCAGTTTGTTCGGGATGTATCCGAAGGCAGGGGACGGCCCACGGCTGAGATCGAGCCTTTGGCGGATGGCCGAATTTTTTCGGGCGAGGAAGCAAAAGCCAACGGCCTGGTGGATCAGATGGGGAATCTGGAAGATGCCATTGAGTGGGCCGGCCGGTTGGGGGGCATCACCGGCAGGGTCGTTCCGGTTTATGCGCAGCGTGAGCAGTTATCTCTTATCCAATATCTCACCGATTCCATGGTGCATCGGTTGACGCGTCAATTGACAAATCCTTCCATGGAAGCGGCCTATCTCTATCGTCCCGGATCATAG
- a CDS encoding 3'(2'),5'-bisphosphate nucleotidase CysQ, which yields MEHLLLRALIAAIRAGKATLEVYRTDFSVAHKSDDSPLTLADQRSHEIITDLLSPLRIPILSEEGRNIPFEERKTWEKFWLIDPLDGTKEFVKKNDEFTVNIALIENQVPVMGIICVPVLGITYFAETDIGAFMLEDPVMTERIAFADMGHNGIRLMDVLAASARLPLPQSTTAPYTIVGSRSHSTPELEAFVDKKRREYDQVTFIPAGSSLKFCRIAEGRAAIYPRLGPTMEWDTAAGQAIAACAGARVVRHDTGTPLVYNKENLLNPWFIVER from the coding sequence ATGGAACATCTTCTACTGCGAGCACTTATTGCCGCCATTCGGGCCGGAAAGGCGACACTCGAGGTGTACCGGACGGATTTTTCGGTCGCCCATAAATCCGATGATTCGCCACTGACACTCGCGGATCAGCGATCCCACGAGATCATCACCGACCTGCTTTCCCCGTTGAGGATTCCGATCTTAAGCGAAGAGGGCCGGAATATTCCGTTTGAGGAGAGAAAGACCTGGGAAAAATTCTGGTTGATTGACCCGTTGGACGGCACCAAGGAATTCGTCAAAAAAAATGACGAGTTTACGGTCAACATCGCCTTGATTGAAAATCAGGTTCCAGTTATGGGCATCATTTGCGTACCGGTGCTGGGAATCACCTATTTTGCGGAAACAGATATCGGGGCGTTTATGCTTGAAGATCCCGTCATGACGGAGCGAATTGCATTCGCAGACATGGGTCACAACGGCATCAGGCTCATGGATGTCCTGGCCGCTAGCGCGCGGTTGCCCTTGCCCCAATCCACAACCGCGCCTTATACCATTGTCGGCAGCCGCTCCCACAGCACACCTGAACTTGAGGCCTTTGTCGATAAAAAACGCCGGGAATACGATCAGGTGACCTTTATTCCGGCCGGCAGCAGTCTGAAATTCTGCCGGATCGCCGAAGGCAGGGCCGCCATTTACCCCCGGCTAGGACCCACCATGGAGTGGGACACAGCCGCCGGCCAAGCCATCGCCGCGTGTGCCGGCGCGCGAGTCGTGCGTCACGATACAGGCACGCCGCTGGTTTATAACAAAGAAAATCTGCTCAACCCCTGGTTTATTGTCGAGAGATGA
- the cmk gene encoding (d)CMP kinase, protein MMKSVVVTIDGPAGAGKTTVSRQLAEALQYRYVDTGSLYRAVAFSALEAGISPTDDEGLKGLCQNLNLNYTIANGGSRLILNGTDITDKIRTPEISMAASAVSARPVVREFLLDIQKRMGRDKAAVFEGRDMGTVVFPNAEVKFFLDASPKIRALRRYRELEGKGEQSLQDVEREMARRDENDSTRALAPLKPAEDAIYVDSSDIPVAQVVATMKRIVETRINTSTE, encoded by the coding sequence ATGATGAAATCCGTGGTCGTGACGATTGACGGGCCGGCCGGCGCAGGCAAAACGACTGTCAGCCGGCAATTGGCCGAAGCGCTCCAATACCGATATGTGGATACCGGTTCGCTCTATCGTGCCGTGGCATTCTCGGCGCTTGAGGCCGGTATTTCGCCGACAGATGATGAAGGGCTTAAAGGCCTCTGCCAAAACCTTAACTTGAATTATACCATTGCAAATGGCGGCAGCCGATTGATTTTAAACGGCACTGATATCACGGATAAAATAAGAACCCCTGAAATTTCAATGGCGGCCTCGGCGGTATCCGCAAGGCCGGTTGTACGGGAATTTTTGTTGGATATTCAAAAACGAATGGGTCGGGACAAAGCCGCCGTATTTGAAGGGCGGGACATGGGAACCGTTGTTTTCCCGAATGCCGAAGTCAAATTTTTTCTGGATGCGTCCCCCAAAATTCGGGCCTTGCGACGATATCGGGAACTGGAAGGCAAGGGGGAACAGTCCTTGCAGGATGTTGAAAGAGAAATGGCCCGCCGGGATGAAAACGACAGCACGCGTGCGCTGGCACCGTTGAAACCGGCTGAAGATGCGATATATGTCGATTCCAGTGACATTCCGGTCGCCCAAGTCGTCGCAACAATGAAACGAATCGTGGAAACCCGCATTAACACTTCGACTGAATAG